The genome window AGGGGCGTTGCCGTAGCAGCTCCTAGCGCCATGGACGCTGTTCCTGAGGTGACCGGTGCGGATGACCGTTCTGGAAGTGCCAAGTTCCTCAGAAGTGTGGCTGCAGCAGCATGTGGAGAGTGAGCTGAGTGACATCCTGGATCACTTCCTCAGGTCGTTTGAGCAGCAGGTGGCAGCATCCAACCCAGTGGCACAGGCACAGGGAGAGGGGGCTCGGAGCACAGCCAGCCTCTCGGAGCCTTACACCGCTCTCAGGAACTATAGTGGAGCCCAGATGGTGACCAGCACAGCTGAACACAGAACTCAGAGCACTAAAGTCAGAGAAGAgcagagctacacacacacagcctatacACACACCTCTAACACTGGGCAGAGTAACACACACCTAGCCCAGGTATACATGCCTCAACCAGAacccagctacacacacacagcccacgtAGAGCAGTGTAGCACAGTCACACaccccgcacacacacacctccctctctctcacacatcacCTCTTCCATACTCAACTCCTAACAGTGTCCAGCCCACCTCAGCTCTACCCCCTACCAGTCTGCCACCCAGCccaggggaagagaggaaggtGATGACCAGAAGATGGTTGCGAGGCGAGATCAACATCCAACCTATAGTTTGGCCCAAGAAACATCATGGGGAGAGGAACATAGACAGGACCAGACTACTGatcaagaagaagaggaggataaAGAAAGGGTACTCCGTGAATACGAGGAACTGCGAGATTGTGAGTGGTCCGTTGCCGGATGTGGATGATGTGTTcctgggtgtgtctgtctgtacaggCGAGGAGCTATGCCAACCCGAGGATGCTGCCAGGGAAACGCCTACCCCCAGCAAACTGCCCAATCAGGTCACTGATgcgttgccaggtgtgtgtacaAACAAACAAGATGCCATGCCAGCCTGCAGTGTGCGTTGTCAGAATGGAGAAGGctgacgctaacggagtcggtgcagccagctggtttcttcatgcatcgcgccgacagaaacaaacatctttctggtaagaagaggggcgggggggtatgccttatgattaacgagacgtggtgtgatcatcataacaacacacaggaactcaagtcattctgttcacctgatctagaactcctcacaataaaatgtcgaccgcattatctaccaagggaattctcttcaatcataatcacagccgtatatattcccccccaagcagacacatcgatggccctgaacgaactttatctgactctttgtaaactggaaaccacacaccctgaggctgcattcatcgtagctggggattttaacaaggctaatctaaaaacaaaactccctaaattctatcagcatatcgattgtgctaccagggctggaaaaaccctagatcattgttatactaatttccgcgacgcatataaggccctcccccgcccccttttcggaaaagctgaccacgactccattttgttgattccagcctacaaacagaaactaaaacaacaagctcccgcgctcaggtctgttcaacgctggtccgaccaatctgattccacgcttcaagactgcttcgatcgcgcggattggaatatgttccgcattgcgtccaacaacaatattgacgaatatgctgattcggtgagcgagttcattaggaagtgcattgacgatgtcgtacccacagcaacgattaaaacattcccaaaccagaaactgtggattgacggcagcattcgcgtgaaactgaaagcgcgaaccactgcttttaaccagggcaaggtgaccggaagcatgaccgaatacaaacagtgtagctattctctccgcaaggcaatcaaacaggctaagtcccagtacagagacaaaatcgagtcgcaattcaacagctcagacacaagaggtatgtggcagggtctacagtcaatcacggattacaaaaagaaaaccagccccgtcgcggaccaggatgtcttgctcccagacaggctaaacaacttttttgcccgctttgaggacaatacagtgccactgacacggccccctaccaaaacctgcgggctctccttcactgcagccgaggtgagtaaaacatttaaacgtgttaaccctcgcaaggctgcaggcccagacggcattcccagccgcgtcctcagagcatgcgcagaccagctggctggtgtgtttacggacatattcaatcaatccttatcccagtctgctgttcccacatgcttcaagagggccaccattgttcctgttcccaagaaagctaaggtaactgagctaaacgactaccgccccgtagcactcacttccgtcatcatgaagtgctttgagagactagtcaaggaccatatcacctccaccctaccggacaccctagacccactccaatttgcttaccgacccaataggtccacagacgacgcaatcgcaaccacactgcacactgccctaacccatctggacaagaggaatacccatgtgagaatgctgttcatcgattacagctcagcatttaacaccatagtaccctccaaactcgtcatcaagctcgagaccctgggtctcgaccccgccctgtgcaactgggtcctggacttcctgacgggccgcccccaggtggtgagggtaggtaacaacatctccaccccgctgatcctcaacactggggccccacaagggtgcgttctgagccctctcctgtactccctgttcacccacgactgcgtggccatgcacgcctccaactcaatcatcaagtttgcggatgacactacagtggtaggcttgattaccaacaacgacgagacggcctacagggaggaggtgagggccctcggagtgtggtgtcaggaaaataacctcacactcaacgtcaacaaaacaaaggagatgattgtggacttcaggaaacagcagagggagcacccccctatccacatcgatgggtcagtagtggagaaggtggaaagttttaagttcctcggtgtacacatcacggacaaactgaattggtccacccacacagacagcgtcgtgaagaaggcgcagcagcgcctcttcaacctcaggaggctgaagaaattcggcttgtcaccaaaagcactcacaaacttctacagatgcacaatcgagagcatcctgtcgggctgtatcaccgcctggtacggcaactgctccgcccacaaccgtaaggctctccagagggtagtgaggtctgcagaacgcatcaccgggggcaaactacctgccctccaggacacctacaccacccgatgtcacaggaaggccataaagatcatcaaggacaacaaccacccaagccactgcctgttcaccccgctatcatccagaaggcgaggtcagtacaggtgcatcaaagcagggaccgagagactgaaaaacagcttctatctcaaggccatcagactgttaaacagccaccactaacatttagcggccgctgccaacatactgactcaactccagccactttaaaaatgggaattgatggaaattatgtaaaaatgtaccactagccactttaaacaatgccacttaatataatgtttacataccctacattacccatctcatatgtatatactgtactctatatcatctactgcatcttgccatctttatgtaatacatgtaccactagccactttaaactatgccactttatgtttacataccctacagtactcatctcatatgtatataccgtactctataccatctactgcatcttgcctatgccgttctgtaccaccactcattcatatatctttatgtacatattctttatccctttacacttgtgtgtgtataaggtagtagttgtggaattgttaggttagattacttgttggttattactgcattgtcggaactagaagcacaagcatttcgctacactcgcattaacatctgctaaccatgtgtatgtgactaataaaatttgatttgatttgtgttacCAGGGGCGGAGTCTCTCACAGGCAAATGCCCACCCCCAGTCAACCGCACAATCAGGTCGGCTGAGAAGATCAAATCTCAGGTGAGAGACTTTCCTCAACATTTGATGTTATGAAACATCTGCTACTATTTACTCAGTATACTTCATGCATTCTTCAGTAAATTGTTAGCCGTGTATAATTTGTATAGGTGTTTTATGGCTGAGTGGTCTAATTATAGTCAGTGTTGTCATCTCTCAGACCAAGGCCCGGCCAGCATCAGTCTGACACTACCAAGAAAACCCCACCCCTACCCAATCCCCCGATCAGCCCAATCAGAACCCCAGAGGTCAGAGTgcccagccaatcagacaggGCGAGGAGGTTGTGAGGTGAGTGTCTGGGGCAGTGGCTatagtgaagagagggagaggcagaccaCCCAGAAAGAAAAACGTCAATGGTGTGTGTGCAAAGGTTACATCTGCTCCAGTTCCACCAGAACAGACCAGCCTTCCCGCAGAACAGACCAGCCGAGGGGCAGAAACAAAGAAGAGAagcagaagaagaggaggagggaagaagcCTCAGCTGGAGTGGGAGAAGGGATCAGACCCAGCAAGGACAAGAAAGAAGAGTAGGAGAGTAAAGGAGGAGAGGAcaaagggaaggaaggagagcgaGACCAAGAGTGCATGTCCAGAAGTAGAAGTAGTCCCGCTGGTCCAAACGCTCTCAGAACCTCACCCTCCCATCTCTGTTCCAGAAGCCCCAGCCTGTGGAGAGCAGGTACacccagaggacagagaggagtctGGGAAAGAAGTgacaacagaggaggaggaggaggatgtcgATGTCATCCAGGAAACCACCTCCTCAGCCTTCCAGAAGACCAGGGAAGTCCTGCAGACACAGTGCAGAATGAAAGATGGAGAGGAAACGGGATGGGCCATGTTTAAACCACGAAAGACTGATCagacagaagagagggagaccCGGATGGACAAAATAGATGTTGAAGACATCAGAGCGATAGAAGATTCTGATGAAAGTATTGATGTAGATGGAGATGGAGAAGAATGGATGACAAAGCAGAAAAACAGACCGAACTCCACAACCCACCAATTCAAATCGGAGAGTGGAAGGTCTCAGTTCAGATGCATTCTGGGATAGTAAAAGCCTCCAGTCTCCCATCCTTCACATTCCATCCGAGAGGTGGACATCGAAGGGTCAACAGGAAGCTGGTAGAAAGAGGAAGTGGATGTGTTGGGGGGCTTTAGCGCCTCCCCAGTCCCTCCTATCATACTGCCTGGCTCCTGGGGGGAGGGGCTTAGTTCTAATGAGGAAGAGGAGATTGATGTCATTGGAGGAGAGTTGGACCACGCCCCTTTTATTGGATATATGTCATCTCTGCTCTGACTGAGTCCATACACACGGTATCCTACATTATCGGTCAGATTATCACACTCAACTCTAATCTGAGTTTTCATGATTGTGTGGCATGATTGTGTGGTTGAGTTCCTCCAAGTTACCAATTGTTAAACAAAAGAGGACGATTGGATGTTGAAAAAAAAATTGGACGTTTTTGTTGTACCTTTTTTCTGCCTCACCTTGTCTTTAGAGCTCTGTGCTTGAGTTCTAGTTTTCAGCACTTAGATCGTCAATTATGAATGTGTTTTACACTGTGGGTCAGTTGTGCTGTTTGTCTACATCTCACTGCCCAGACCTTTACAACATCATTGTGTTAAAGTTTTCAATGACGCGTGTAGGAAAAACACCAGCTATATTTGCCTCTTGTGCAGAGGAGTTTGGGTTCATTCATATAGCAAATGTTTCGTTCTGAGTTGCCAACAAATCAGGTTTTACACTGCTGTTAGTTCAGTTTCACAGCAATTGTCGACTTTCATTGGTTGAGTGTCGATCATCACAGGCCTACATCTTCCGATTCTGCTTCGGATTGTTCTAGAATGGAATCACGTCAGGTTTGTCATTATTACTGTTCTCCCCAGGTGTTTGACTGTTTTCTGTTTAAAAACCAGATTAAAGATATTCTTAACGTGTCCTTGTGTGAATATATTTTAAGTGCGGCCTAAATAGCTGAGATGTTTATCACGGTGTTGTAGTGTCTTTAAGTGGTGACAGTAATCTGAGTGGATACAGCAAGgctattcattttttttttttaaagcaacagGTTTATTTGAAGTAGTTTTTATGTtatatctatgtttatcagagGGTTTGACATGCAGTGTACAAGCCCTTGGCTTATTACATTAGACCCAAATAGCACATCTTGAGACGCTGCTATGTTGAATCCCATATGGTGTTTATTATAGAtgatcctacacacacacaccgcataaTGATAGGACAGGCCTGAGTGACTGAAGTGAACATGAGTTTATTAGTTAACCTTTGGTTCAACCTCCTACACACATCACATTAGAGCTGCACTACGGTGGTCGCCATCTTGAAACTGGTGTCTGCTGATGCGTTGACCTCTGGTTCGAGCAGGATGTGTGGCTCTCTGCTCAGCCCTGGTGACCTGGACAGGGGTTCGGGGTTCAGGTAGTACAGcgcaggtgtgtgtctgtgtgtgggtgctcTACCCTGATAAAAGTAAACAGTGTGTTATGTCAGTCATGTCAGTGTATGTGTTCCTGTGCTTTACCGGTGCGATATAGTCTCATCGTACCTCGGAGcggctgtgtgtgtcagtgttatgTGGTGAGTCGGTAGTTAGGGGCAGCTGGTCTTCCCGTTGGGGGGGTAAGGGGTAGAGCAGCGTCTGGGCTGGGGATTGCTGTCCGTGGGCCTCTCAGCCTCTAGCCCCTCTTAATGCTGGATACGGCGGATAGACTGGATCTGGGGGGTCTGGGAGTGGGAGCCCCAGTTCTTCCAGTGCTGGTAGTCTCCACTGTGTCTCTCACACTCCATGATGTACTGCTGGCCCCTGTAGCCGGGGTACTGGTAGCACACAAAGCTGGGGGATAGCGATAGGGGATATTCATTTAACACTAAGGTTTAGTATATCATTCGTGTGTGCAAAGTATTAAACCACAGCTGTTTGCTAAcacgtggtgtgtgtgtagtgaatAATAGACATTAACTTACGCGCCACACTGCACGTGCATGGAGCCGACCTCGGGCATGGACCAGCCCATAGCCTGCAGGGAGGGGTAGTCATCACACAGCTCAACACTGCGGCCCATGAAGTTCTCTCTCTCAAAGATCATCATACGACTGCTCATGTgggactgagagaaagagaggaaggttACACACACATAAATATGACCATATTCCAAGAATTTGGGAGTTTCTCAAGGAAGGCCTTAATAGAATGTATCCGTTTGgcagacataaaaaaaaaatgcattgatTCTCTTTCACATCTCCTCTTTCTCACACACTGTGGTACTCACAGCACAGTAGATGGGACGCAGGGACATGAGGCGCTCCACGTGGTAGGACAGGGAGCCACTGTAGGCGTCCCAGTG of Salvelinus alpinus chromosome 4, SLU_Salpinus.1, whole genome shotgun sequence contains these proteins:
- the LOC139574351 gene encoding beta-crystallin A1-2-like, with the translated sequence MYRTTRSPMMQSLVNSGMGVAPFFKVTVFEQEHFQGKCQEFTSECCNIHECGLDIIRSIRVESGAWVGFEHHDFQGQQFILERGEYPHWDAYSGSLSYHVERLMSLRPIYCASHMSSRMMIFERENFMGRSVELCDDYPSLQAMGWSMPEVGSMHVQCGAFVCYQYPGYRGQQYIMECERHSGDYQHWKNWGSHSQTPQIQSIRRIQH